Proteins from a single region of Rhea pennata isolate bPtePen1 chromosome 6, bPtePen1.pri, whole genome shotgun sequence:
- the CNPPD1 gene encoding protein CNPPD1, which produces MELDGLLLDEEGAFSLSGFQEFTFLPRHQQLSERVRKRLYYGWDKDCSLDNLSSPVADIAVELLQKVAPSPIRRLQKKYVSHVSREACISPCSMMLALVYIERLRHRNPEYLQQISSSDLFLISMMVASKYLYDEGEEEEVFNDEWGAAGKVDVQTMNTLEMNFLSAIDWSLYTDPRELFEVLSWLEGRVAEKQGTWRGWFTYTDLCVLLEQSLWQQALGQFYQQVVKLACLLGVVYLTGFVAVFASVTAVHRAVSARNLGPAAPRPALLPAEGSCQLDALLPLAPSQTQPELPAVFPASSARCMGKNETADEQHRGGVTATALYLWGSVMTALSYAEVPGPAPHRSSPQGPLRRVPSACERSNRTVPATTLSQPGPSGLALLPAPPVLHCHACSASVGPTWDSVSNRKDWPEPLGLRQCSLHMALDLSRIKSFIFPS; this is translated from the exons ATGGAGCTGGACGGGCTCCTGCTGGACGAGGAGGGCGCCTTCTCCCTCAGCGGCTTCCAGGAGTTCACG TTCCTGCCCAGGCACCAACAGCTGAGCGAGAGGGTGCGGAAGCGGCTCTATTATGGCTGGGACAAAGACTGCAGCTTGGATAATCTCTCCAGCCCCGTGGCAG ATATTGCCGTGGAGTTGCTCCAGAAAGTGGCTCCTAGCCCCATCCGCAGGCTCCAGAAGAAATACGTGTCTCATGTTTCTCG GGAAGCCTGCATCTCGCCCTGCTCCATGATGCTGGCACTGGTTTACATTGAGAGACTCCGGCATCGAAACCCTGAATACCTCCAGCAGATTTCATCTTCAGACCTCTTCCTGATCTCCATG ATGGTTGCCAGTAAGTACCTGTATGATgagggtgaggaggaggaggtgttcaACGACGaatggggagcagcagggaaggTTGATGTCCAGACAATGAACACACTGGAGATGAACTTCCTGAGTGCCATT GACTGGAGTCTCTACACAGACCCCCGGGAGCTGTTTGAAGTGCTGAGCTGGCTGGAAGGACG TGTGGCAGAGAAGCAGGGCACGTGGCGTGGCTGGTTCACCTACACGGATCTGTGTGTCCTCCTGGAGCAGTCCTTGTGGCAGCAAGCGCTGGGCCAGTTCTACCAGCAGGTGGTGAAG ctggcCTGCCTCCTGGGTGTCGTGTACCTGACCGGCTTCGTGGCTGTCTTCGCCTCCGTCACTGCGGTGCACCGGGCTGTGTCTGCGAGGAACCTCGGCCCTGCGGCCCCCCGGCCTGCGCTGTTGCCTGCGGAGGGCAGCTGCCAGCTGGATGCCCTACTGCCCCTGGCCCCGAGCCAGACTCAGCCTGAGCTGCCTGCTGTTTTTCCAGCCAGCAGTGCCCGGTGCATGGGGAAGAACGAGACAGCTGATGAGCAGCATCGTGGGGGAGTCACAGCAACCGCGCTCTACCTCTGGGGTAGCGTGATGACAGCTCTTTCCTATGCTGAGGTGCCCGGTCCTGCCCCACACAGGAGTTCCCCACAAGGTCCCCTCCGGAGAGTGCCCAGCGCATGTGAGAGATCCAACCGTACAGTCCCTGCCACAACTCTTAGCCAGCCTGGTCCCTCTGGACttgccctgctcccagctcctccagtgCTTCACTGCCACGCGTGCTCTGCCAGCGTTGGCCCAACCTGGGATTCAGTCTCCAACCGCAAGGACTGGCCGGAACCCCTAGGGCTGAGGCAGTGCTCCTTGCACATGGCCCTGGATCTCAGCAGAatcaaaagctttatttttcccagctag